A genomic stretch from Candidatus Nitrososphaera gargensis Ga9.2 includes:
- a CDS encoding pyridoxamine 5'-phosphate oxidase family protein: MTFSKAEREFLERNEACRIATCHDNIPHITPVSYVFEDGAFYIATDYETKKYENIKANNRVALAVDIYSSVGNKAVCIQGKAEIIEKGKEFARLYKIFHDRFEWVRRDPWKEGEAPFLKMTPISKVSWGL; the protein is encoded by the coding sequence GTGACCTTCAGCAAGGCAGAGCGCGAGTTTCTGGAACGTAACGAGGCATGCAGGATAGCAACATGCCATGACAACATTCCGCACATTACGCCAGTGTCGTACGTTTTTGAGGACGGCGCCTTTTACATTGCAACCGACTATGAAACAAAAAAGTACGAAAACATCAAGGCGAACAACCGCGTGGCTCTGGCAGTTGACATCTACAGCTCTGTTGGCAACAAGGCCGTGTGCATCCAGGGGAAGGCAGAGATAATCGAAAAAGGGAAGGAATTTGCAAGGCTTTACAAGATATTCCACGATCGCTTTGAATGGGTGAGACGGGATCCATGGAAGGAAGGCGAAGCGCCATTCCTCAAGATGACTCCGATAAGCAAGGTCAGCTGGGGACTCTAA
- the hsp14 gene encoding archaeal heat shock protein Hsp14 produces MKQLIALLEDIACMGIVEYTVRELFRELDKRTQEFYEYVMPAVDMYEDGNDLVVDVDLPGFRKEDISIRIVDGNILSIKATKKRAPPTAEEPLGPIHYRQRPVQIDKRIVLPISTRDAERVTGTAKYENGVVTLRIPIPKATVVPIT; encoded by the coding sequence ATGAAACAGTTAATTGCGTTATTAGAAGATATAGCATGTATGGGCATCGTAGAATATACTGTCCGTGAATTGTTCAGGGAGCTTGACAAAAGAACGCAGGAGTTCTATGAATATGTGATGCCTGCCGTGGACATGTATGAGGATGGAAATGATTTGGTTGTTGATGTTGATCTGCCCGGTTTTAGAAAGGAAGACATCAGCATTAGAATCGTAGATGGAAACATACTGTCGATCAAAGCAACAAAAAAGCGAGCGCCACCAACAGCAGAGGAACCACTAGGTCCGATACACTACAGACAGAGGCCAGTTCAAATAGACAAGAGGATAGTGTTGCCTATCTCTACGAGAGACGCTGAGAGAGTAACAGGAACAGCAAAGTATGAAAATGGTGTTGTTACATTGAGAATCCCAATTCCCAAAGCAACCGTTGTTCCTATAACGTAG
- a CDS encoding winged helix-turn-helix domain-containing protein, which yields MKYRSRTEITAQILEAACGGATKTRIMYKAYLSYA from the coding sequence ATGAAATATAGAAGTAGAACCGAGATAACTGCTCAAATTTTAGAAGCTGCCTGCGGGGGCGCAACGAAGACAAGAATAATGTACAAAGCGTACCTATCATATGCGTAG
- a CDS encoding winged helix-turn-helix domain-containing protein, with product MTKDIKKKNRTRNDIIVEMLTSALEGTTKTRMMFYAYVSYTQLSKEYLPVLLKNELLAYDAERNRYFTTAKGCEYLRSYEK from the coding sequence ATGACTAAAGACATTAAGAAGAAAAATCGCACACGGAACGATATCATTGTAGAAATGCTGACTTCAGCTTTGGAGGGCACTACAAAGACGAGAATGATGTTCTATGCATACGTTTCATATACTCAACTTAGTAAAGAGTACCTGCCAGTTCTCTTGAAAAACGAACTATTGGCATATGATGCAGAGAGAAACAGATATTTCACCACTGCAAAGGGCTGTGAATATTTACGAAGTTATGAAAAATGA
- a CDS encoding DUF892 family protein: protein MTINDKLVIYLNDALAIENVAIPRLQQRIKEVSLPEAKEQLKHHLEETREQQSRRATYFEPWRKGYP from the coding sequence ATGACCATTAACGATAAACTTGTCATCTACCTTAATGACGCTTTAGCTATTGAAAATGTCGCTATACCAAGGTTGCAGCAAAGGATAAAGGAAGTCTCCCTGCCCGAAGCAAAAGAGCAATTGAAGCACCACCTTGAAGAAACGAGAGAGCAACAAAGTAGACGAGCAACTTATTTCGAACCTTGGCGGAAAGGCTACCCATGA
- a CDS encoding cupin domain-containing protein: MSSTQSMGRLEERNLNTKPDETRKFDKGKLDIANIGDVSIGRFTLEPGWKWSTSVKPIVKTDSCQQHHTGYIISGRMRVRMDNGTEMECGPGDVAIIPPGHDAWVEGNEPCIGIDFTGAKTYAQR; encoded by the coding sequence ATGAGTTCAACTCAAAGCATGGGAAGGCTGGAAGAAAGAAACCTTAACACCAAGCCAGATGAAACCCGCAAGTTTGACAAAGGTAAGCTGGATATCGCAAATATTGGAGATGTATCGATTGGCCGATTCACGCTTGAACCGGGGTGGAAATGGTCAACATCTGTAAAACCAATAGTCAAGACCGACAGCTGCCAGCAGCATCATACCGGGTACATCATTTCTGGGCGAATGAGGGTAAGAATGGACAATGGAACCGAAATGGAATGTGGGCCTGGAGACGTGGCGATAATCCCGCCGGGTCACGATGCATGGGTAGAAGGAAACGAGCCCTGCATAGGCATTGACTTTACTGGCGCAAAAACATACGCCCAGAGGTAG
- a CDS encoding DUF892 family protein has product MHDTLSQLAQIMDVGDAVPVFAQNLNEEKEMADWLRANLPAMITQLYP; this is encoded by the coding sequence ATGCACGATACGCTGAGCCAGCTCGCCCAGATTATGGATGTCGGTGATGCAGTGCCAGTATTTGCACAGAATCTTAATGAAGAAAAGGAAATGGCTGATTGGCTAAGAGCGAACCTGCCTGCAATGATAACGCAGCTCTATCCATAG
- a CDS encoding class I SAM-dependent methyltransferase: protein MMAAGYDPVKYKISSIQNWNTVAPGYHSDWASKERGPFRSTAELIKAADIRSDDYVLDVACGTGAVSMHAARLLGPSGTLVGIDFSRGALGIAKSSVPTGHFAEMDAENIGFDVKFDRIVCQYALMFFPDPVRVLSQLWALLKKDDGKLAVAVHGMPEGVPYFSTVMEPVLRHIPDIRPEGAPTVHRFGNKADLQKVIASAGFSKISIEEFVFECEAGTFEEYWSDYMSTTANSIRATIEGRGLGVVSAIKAEAEEKARKFMKGGRIRFPWQVLIATAIRAQD from the coding sequence ATGATGGCCGCAGGCTACGATCCTGTCAAGTACAAGATAAGCTCAATTCAAAACTGGAACACTGTCGCACCCGGCTACCACAGCGACTGGGCAAGCAAGGAAAGGGGCCCCTTCAGGTCGACTGCCGAGCTGATCAAGGCGGCTGACATCAGGTCGGACGACTATGTGCTAGATGTAGCATGCGGCACTGGCGCAGTGTCAATGCATGCTGCGCGGCTGCTTGGGCCTTCAGGGACACTTGTAGGAATTGATTTTTCAAGAGGCGCCCTTGGCATCGCTAAGTCATCTGTCCCGACTGGCCACTTTGCCGAGATGGACGCCGAGAACATTGGATTTGATGTAAAATTTGACAGAATAGTGTGCCAGTATGCCCTGATGTTCTTCCCGGACCCTGTACGGGTTCTTAGCCAGCTCTGGGCACTTTTGAAAAAGGATGACGGCAAGCTTGCAGTAGCGGTCCATGGAATGCCAGAAGGAGTGCCGTACTTTAGCACAGTGATGGAGCCTGTCCTGCGACACATACCGGACATCCGGCCAGAAGGAGCTCCGACGGTTCACCGCTTTGGCAACAAGGCAGACCTGCAAAAAGTGATTGCCAGCGCAGGATTTTCCAAGATCTCGATTGAAGAATTTGTTTTTGAGTGCGAGGCCGGGACCTTTGAAGAGTACTGGTCGGACTATATGTCCACAACGGCAAATTCCATACGAGCCACGATTGAAGGCAGGGGTCTTGGCGTGGTGTCTGCAATAAAGGCCGAGGCAGAAGAGAAGGCGCGCAAGTTCATGAAAGGCGGCAGGATACGGTTTCCATGGCAGGTGCTCATTGCGACTGCGATACGCGCGCAAGACTGA
- a CDS encoding tetrahydromethanopterin S-methyltransferase subunit A yields the protein MGIRKKLDDVAGKVCEAVLPIKHEYHLGMGKELAICTLSSMDLLEKLSKSDPVMNKIAIAGRLLSENRGIDAMIKFALDHPELRRIIVCGKEVKGHRAGQALLALARNGIDRNGRIVGALGPYPILESPAGDVDAFRQQVEILDMIGTTDIEKLLVA from the coding sequence ATGGGCATCCGGAAAAAACTCGACGATGTGGCCGGTAAGGTGTGTGAAGCCGTGCTGCCGATCAAGCACGAATACCACCTTGGCATGGGAAAGGAGCTGGCGATATGCACTCTGTCAAGCATGGATCTCTTGGAAAAGCTATCCAAGTCTGATCCTGTTATGAACAAGATCGCAATAGCCGGCCGGCTCCTCTCGGAGAACAGGGGCATCGACGCGATGATCAAGTTTGCGCTCGATCATCCAGAGCTTAGGCGCATAATCGTCTGCGGCAAAGAGGTCAAGGGGCACAGGGCGGGTCAGGCCCTGCTTGCGCTTGCCAGAAACGGCATAGACAGGAATGGCAGGATAGTCGGCGCACTGGGGCCGTACCCGATATTAGAGTCGCCAGCCGGCGATGTGGATGCATTCAGGCAACAGGTCGAAATCTTGGACATGATAGGCACCACTGATATTGAGAAGCTACTAGTAGCCTGA
- a CDS encoding dUTPase, with translation MDTLEAIFSMQKELASMMDLSRYPTSAEGRVSALSTAIIHEAVELQRLTSWKWWKKPAAFDSMAAKEELIDIWHFVVQASIELGMSPADILEEYKKKNKVNRDRQASGY, from the coding sequence ATGGACACCCTTGAAGCCATTTTTTCAATGCAGAAGGAACTTGCATCCATGATGGACCTATCTCGCTATCCAACTTCGGCCGAGGGCAGGGTTTCGGCGCTTTCGACTGCGATAATCCACGAAGCGGTGGAGCTCCAGCGGCTTACGAGCTGGAAGTGGTGGAAAAAGCCGGCAGCCTTTGACAGCATGGCGGCAAAGGAGGAACTTATCGACATCTGGCATTTTGTCGTCCAGGCATCGATAGAGCTTGGCATGAGCCCGGCCGACATACTGGAGGAATACAAGAAAAAGAACAAGGTCAACCGCGATAGGCAGGCTTCAGGCTACTAG